One genomic region from Streptomyces sp. NBC_01304 encodes:
- the dnaG gene encoding DNA primase, which yields MAGRINDDDVKAVRDAVPIDAVVSEYLQLRNAGGGNLKGLCPFHDEKSPSFQVSPSKGLFHCFGCQEGGDTITFVMKVDHLSFSEVVERLAGQAGITLRYEEGGYNPSHQRGERIRLVEAHKVAAQFYVEQLESAEAEIGRKFLAERGFDQAAAAHFGVGYSPAGWDHLTRFLRGKGFSDKELTLSGLSQEGRRGPIDRFRGRLMWPIRDISGDVVGFGARKLRDDDNGPKYLNTPETAIYKKSQVLYGVDLAKKEIAKTSRAVVVEGYTDVMACHLAGVTTAIATCGTAFGSDHIKILRRLLMDNGSARVIFTFDGDAAGQKAALRAFEDDQKFAAETYIAVAPEGMDPCDLRLAKGDEAVADLVQPRTPLFEFALRQIVARYDLETPAGRAGALDEAAPIVARIKNTGAQHEVAVQLAGMLGILDTQFVVKRVAQLARWARDRGGRGPAPTPAQGQTFTAGSSGPSGPALNLRNPVFATERELLKLALQRPELVSPAFDAYGIDEFTAAPYAAVRQAIMEAGGAELGTQDPQEYLVRVREAAPDDAVRAMVTELAVEAIMRRAVDVAYAGEQLVWVRRRAVDRRIAEVQGTLARLGQHADPQQLAAVQQELMVLQRYNRALMDRGADAL from the coding sequence GTGGCAGGCAGGATCAATGACGACGACGTGAAGGCGGTACGGGACGCGGTCCCGATCGACGCCGTCGTTTCCGAGTACCTCCAGCTGCGCAACGCCGGGGGCGGCAATCTCAAGGGGCTCTGCCCCTTCCACGACGAAAAGTCACCGTCCTTCCAGGTCAGCCCCAGCAAGGGCCTCTTCCACTGCTTCGGCTGCCAGGAGGGCGGCGACACCATCACGTTCGTGATGAAGGTCGACCACCTGTCCTTCTCGGAGGTCGTCGAGCGCCTGGCCGGCCAGGCGGGCATCACGCTGCGCTACGAAGAGGGCGGGTACAACCCCTCCCACCAGCGCGGCGAGCGCATCCGCCTGGTCGAGGCGCACAAGGTCGCGGCGCAGTTCTACGTCGAGCAGCTGGAGAGCGCCGAGGCCGAGATCGGCCGGAAGTTCCTCGCCGAGCGCGGCTTCGACCAAGCCGCCGCGGCGCACTTCGGCGTCGGGTACAGCCCGGCCGGCTGGGACCACCTCACCCGCTTCCTGCGCGGCAAGGGCTTCAGCGACAAGGAGCTCACCCTCTCCGGCCTCTCCCAGGAGGGCCGCCGTGGCCCCATCGACCGCTTCCGCGGCCGACTGATGTGGCCGATCCGGGACATCTCCGGCGATGTCGTCGGCTTCGGCGCCCGCAAGCTCCGCGACGACGACAACGGCCCGAAGTACCTGAACACCCCCGAGACCGCGATCTACAAGAAGTCGCAGGTCCTGTACGGCGTCGATCTCGCCAAGAAGGAGATCGCCAAGACCTCCCGCGCGGTCGTCGTCGAGGGCTACACCGACGTCATGGCCTGCCACCTGGCCGGCGTCACCACCGCCATCGCCACCTGCGGCACGGCCTTCGGCAGCGACCACATCAAGATCCTGCGCCGGCTCCTCATGGACAACGGCTCGGCGCGCGTGATCTTCACCTTCGACGGCGACGCGGCCGGCCAGAAGGCGGCCCTGCGCGCCTTCGAGGACGACCAGAAGTTCGCCGCCGAGACCTACATCGCCGTCGCCCCCGAGGGCATGGACCCCTGCGACCTGCGCCTGGCCAAGGGCGACGAGGCGGTCGCCGACCTGGTCCAACCCCGCACTCCGCTCTTCGAGTTCGCCCTGCGCCAGATCGTGGCCCGGTACGACCTGGAGACCCCGGCTGGCCGTGCGGGTGCCCTGGACGAGGCCGCGCCCATCGTGGCCCGCATCAAGAACACCGGGGCGCAGCACGAGGTCGCGGTCCAGCTCGCCGGGATGCTCGGCATCCTCGACACCCAGTTCGTGGTCAAGCGGGTGGCCCAGCTGGCCCGTTGGGCCCGCGACCGGGGCGGCCGGGGGCCCGCGCCCACACCCGCTCAGGGCCAGACCTTCACAGCGGGCTCCTCCGGCCCCTCGGGCCCGGCCCTGAACCTGCGCAACCCGGTGTTCGCCACCGAGCGCGAGCTGCTCAAGCTCGCCCTGCAGCGGCCCGAGTTGGTCTCCCCGGCCTTCGACGCGTACGGCATCGACGAGTTCACCGCCGCACCCTACGCCGCCGTACGCCAGGCGATCATGGAGGCGGGCGGCGCGGAGCTCGGCACGCAGGACCCGCAGGAATATCTCGTACGTGTCCGGGAGGCCGCGCCCGACGACGCGGTCCGTGCCATGGTCACGGAACTGGCCGTCGAGGCCATCATGCGCAGAGCGGTCGACGTGGCCTACGCGGGGGAGCAGCTGGTCTGGGTCCGCCGCCGCGCGGTCGACCGGCGCATCGCCGAGGTCCAGGGCACGCTGGCCCGGCTCGGCCAGCACGCCGACCCCCAGCAACTGGCCGCTGTACAGCAGGAGTTGATGGTTCTCCAGCGGTACAACCGGGCGCTGATGGACCGCGGGGCCGACGCGCTCTGA
- a CDS encoding nucleotidyl transferase AbiEii/AbiGii toxin family protein, which produces MSEAWRKFSWNDDQEVPSEPLSEEQRAWLKLPRTLVPADSRVVQQAVFEPAFKHLDRAYRALDPDFADQEQAAAWKAARQDALHTVLAAVAGSPWVDSLVLRGSVLLPLWLGEAAREPGDLDFVVVPEGWRVEEGRTRRMLDGIAEAAQRMAEQGGGALGISAGGAVIEEIWTYDRVPGLRMMLPWAVPGLPGGQVQLDFVFNEKLPVPPEPVAFPGGVVVQAATPELSLAWKVMWLVSDAYPQGKDLYDAVLLAERYPLRYALLDEVFRLAEAEPYPYHAVESAHIERIQDDVEWEDFLKEYPQIGGHDFAHVDRLKAALAPTFLEVPEA; this is translated from the coding sequence ATGAGCGAGGCATGGCGGAAGTTCAGCTGGAACGACGACCAGGAGGTGCCGAGCGAGCCGCTGAGCGAGGAGCAGCGTGCATGGCTGAAGCTGCCGCGCACGCTCGTGCCGGCCGATTCCCGGGTGGTCCAACAGGCCGTCTTCGAGCCCGCTTTCAAGCATCTGGACCGGGCCTACCGGGCCCTCGACCCGGACTTCGCCGACCAGGAGCAGGCCGCCGCATGGAAGGCGGCACGGCAGGATGCGCTGCACACCGTGCTGGCGGCGGTCGCCGGCTCGCCGTGGGTCGACTCGCTGGTGCTGCGCGGCAGTGTGCTCCTTCCGCTGTGGCTGGGTGAGGCGGCGCGGGAGCCCGGTGACCTGGACTTCGTCGTCGTGCCCGAGGGCTGGCGGGTCGAGGAGGGGCGCACCCGGCGGATGCTGGACGGCATCGCGGAGGCGGCCCAGCGCATGGCGGAGCAGGGCGGTGGGGCGCTCGGGATCTCGGCGGGCGGTGCGGTGATCGAGGAGATCTGGACGTACGACCGGGTGCCGGGCCTGCGGATGATGCTGCCGTGGGCGGTGCCCGGACTGCCGGGCGGGCAGGTCCAGTTGGACTTCGTGTTCAACGAGAAGCTGCCGGTGCCGCCGGAGCCGGTGGCCTTCCCCGGCGGGGTGGTCGTGCAGGCCGCGACGCCCGAGCTGTCCCTGGCCTGGAAGGTGATGTGGCTGGTCAGCGACGCCTACCCGCAGGGCAAGGACCTGTATGACGCGGTGCTGCTCGCGGAGCGGTATCCGCTGCGGTACGCGCTGCTCGACGAGGTGTTCCGGCTGGCCGAGGCCGAGCCGTATCCGTATCACGCCGTGGAGTCGGCCCACATCGAGCGGATCCAGGACGACGTGGAATGGGAGGACTTCCTGAAGGAGTACCCGCAGATCGGCGGGCACGACTTCGCGCATGTGGACCGCCTCAAGGCCGCGCTGGCGCCCACGTTCCTGGAAGTGCCCGAGGCTTGA
- a CDS encoding RNA polymerase sigma factor, whose amino-acid sequence MPESSERGRPSEHGPDNPADPLNDYGTYGGAAVDAPDVPLPHAPEPAAAITMEVAPVQTQTQTLTQPTPPQGESGDAGAPDGDIITAVPAQSRAVHHPEAEAAGAPPATAEAEAAEPAEPPEAVEIVEHVEAPEPRTRPETGGPSSDLFRQYLREIGRIPLLTAADEVDLARRVEAGLFAEEKLGSASDLDSQLALDLDKLVVMGRMAKRRLIEANLRLVVSVAKRYVGRGLTMLDLVQEGNLGLIRAVEKFDYARGYKFSTYATWWIRQAMSRALADQARTIRVPVHVVELINRVVRVQRRMLQERGYEPTPEEVAAHLDLAPERVSEVLRLAQEPVSLHAPVGEEDDVALGDLIEDGDATSPVESAAFLLLREHLEAVLSTLGERERKVVQLRYGLADGRPRTLEEIGRIFGVTRERIRQIESKTLNKLRDHAFADQLRGYLD is encoded by the coding sequence GTGCCTGAGTCCTCGGAGCGCGGCCGGCCCAGCGAACACGGGCCCGACAACCCCGCGGATCCGCTCAACGATTACGGGACATACGGCGGCGCGGCCGTCGACGCCCCGGACGTCCCGCTGCCGCACGCCCCCGAACCGGCAGCTGCGATCACCATGGAGGTCGCCCCCGTGCAGACCCAGACCCAGACGTTGACTCAACCCACCCCGCCCCAGGGCGAATCCGGCGACGCCGGAGCCCCGGACGGGGACATCATCACCGCGGTCCCGGCACAGAGCCGGGCCGTGCACCACCCCGAGGCGGAGGCGGCCGGAGCGCCGCCCGCGACGGCGGAGGCCGAGGCCGCGGAGCCGGCGGAGCCTCCCGAGGCAGTGGAGATCGTGGAGCACGTCGAGGCTCCCGAGCCCCGCACCCGGCCCGAGACCGGCGGGCCCTCGTCCGACCTGTTCCGCCAGTACCTGCGCGAGATCGGACGGATCCCGCTGCTCACCGCGGCCGACGAGGTCGACCTCGCGCGCCGCGTGGAGGCCGGCCTCTTCGCCGAGGAGAAGCTGGGCTCCGCCTCCGACCTGGACTCCCAACTCGCCCTGGACCTCGACAAGTTGGTAGTCATGGGCCGCATGGCCAAGCGCCGCCTGATCGAGGCGAACCTGCGCCTGGTCGTGTCGGTCGCCAAGCGGTACGTGGGACGCGGGCTCACCATGCTCGACCTCGTCCAGGAGGGAAACCTGGGCCTGATCAGGGCAGTTGAGAAGTTCGACTACGCCCGCGGCTACAAGTTCTCCACGTACGCCACGTGGTGGATCCGCCAGGCCATGTCCCGGGCCCTCGCCGACCAGGCCCGCACCATCCGGGTCCCGGTCCATGTGGTCGAGCTCATCAACCGCGTGGTCCGCGTCCAGCGCCGCATGCTGCAGGAGCGGGGCTACGAGCCCACGCCCGAAGAGGTCGCCGCACACCTGGACCTGGCGCCCGAGCGGGTCAGCGAGGTCCTGCGCCTGGCCCAGGAACCGGTGTCGCTGCACGCCCCGGTCGGCGAGGAGGACGATGTCGCGCTCGGCGACCTGATCGAGGACGGCGATGCGACGTCGCCCGTGGAGTCTGCGGCGTTCCTGCTGCTCAGGGAGCATCTGGAGGCCGTGCTCTCCACTCTCGGCGAGCGTGAGCGCAAGGTGGTGCAGCTGCGGTACGGCCTGGCGGACGGGCGTCCGCGCACCCTCGAGGAGATCGGCCGGATCTTCGGCGTGACCCGGGAACGCATCCGCCAGATCGAGTCCAAGACCCTCAACAAGCTCCGCGACCACGCCTTCGCGGACCAGCTCCGCGGCTACCTGGACTGA
- a CDS encoding VOC family protein: protein MLTLGTTVLGVDDVQRALAFWSRALGYVPRDPGPVVDSVILVPPDGAAGAHLALDTLETRPQLQPRVHLDLYADDPQAEIDRLVGLGAEVVLGWQYPADADFVVLSDPEGNRFCVVDKSK, encoded by the coding sequence ATGCTGACGCTTGGTACGACCGTGCTGGGAGTGGACGACGTTCAGCGGGCGCTGGCCTTCTGGAGTCGGGCCTTGGGGTATGTCCCGCGTGACCCCGGACCCGTGGTGGATTCGGTGATCCTGGTGCCGCCGGATGGTGCGGCGGGCGCGCACCTGGCACTGGACACGCTGGAGACGCGACCCCAGCTGCAGCCGCGCGTGCATCTCGATCTGTACGCGGATGATCCGCAGGCCGAGATCGACCGACTGGTGGGCCTTGGGGCGGAGGTCGTGCTGGGCTGGCAGTATCCGGCCGACGCGGACTTCGTCGTGCTGTCCGATCCGGAGGGCAACCGGTTCTGCGTCGTCGACAAGTCGAAATAG
- a CDS encoding methyltransferase family protein yields the protein MRKGAAAAGSAVFFLAAPMVVTGVVPWWLTGGWDAGRSWLLPVRIAGWAVLVGSAALLIHSFARFVVQGLGTPAPVAPTEHLVVTGAYRYVRNPMYVAVVALILAQGLVLSRPLLLGYGGLAWAVMATFVRIYEEPTLRRQFGAEYGAYRGAVRGWVPVLRAYRSAPPPRPFP from the coding sequence ATGCGCAAGGGTGCGGCAGCTGCGGGCAGCGCGGTCTTCTTCCTGGCCGCTCCGATGGTCGTCACGGGGGTAGTCCCGTGGTGGCTCACCGGGGGCTGGGACGCGGGTCGTTCATGGCTTCTTCCGGTACGTATCGCCGGCTGGGCGGTGCTCGTGGGCTCGGCGGCCCTGCTGATCCACTCGTTCGCCCGTTTCGTGGTGCAGGGACTCGGGACGCCCGCGCCCGTGGCGCCCACGGAGCATCTGGTCGTCACCGGGGCCTATCGCTACGTGCGGAATCCGATGTACGTGGCTGTGGTGGCGCTCATCCTTGCGCAGGGGCTGGTGCTTTCGCGGCCGCTGCTGCTCGGGTACGGGGGCCTCGCCTGGGCGGTGATGGCGACGTTCGTGCGCATCTATGAAGAGCCCACGCTGCGGCGGCAGTTCGGGGCGGAGTACGGGGCGTATCGGGGGGCTGTGCGGGGGTGGGTGCCGGTGCTTCGGGCTTACCGTTCCGCTCCCCCACCCCGCCCCTTCCCGTAA
- a CDS encoding ABC transporter ATP-binding protein, with translation MAGPAGRMMAGGGPDQRSMDFKNSGKRLLAQFKPERITMYGLLLAVVLSVGLSVVGPKILGHATDLIFSGIVGKDMEAGQTKAEVLAKMREHGQGKMADMLSGMDFTPGKGIDFNAVGEVLLLALAIFVVAGLLMAIATRLVNRAVNRTVYRMREDMQAKLSRLPLSYFDKRQRGEVLSRATNDIDNIGQTLQQSMGQLINSLLTIIGVLVMMFWISPLLALVALITVPLSFLVATRVGKRSQPHFVQQWKTTGKLNAHVEEMYTGHALVKVFGRQDESARDFAEQNDALYEAGFKAQFNSGVMQPLMFFISNLNYVLVAVVGGLRVASGSLSIGDVQAFIQYSRQFSMPLTQVASMANLVQSGVASAERIFELLDAEEQEPDPMPGERPAHLRGLVALENVSFRYEEDKPLIEDLSLTVEPGHTVAIVGPTGAGKTTLVNLLMRFYDVTGGRITLDGVDIAKMSRDELRSGIGMVLQDTWLFGGTIAENIAYGAAKDVTREEIEEAARAAHADRFIRTLPEGYDTVIDDEGTGVSAGEKQLITIARAFLSDPVILVLDEATSSVDTRTEVLIQKAMARLAHGRTSFVIAHRLSTIRDADTILVMENGSIVEQGTHSALLEAGGAYARLYKAQFAQAVAEVD, from the coding sequence ATGGCCGGGCCTGCAGGGCGGATGATGGCCGGGGGCGGCCCCGATCAGCGGTCCATGGACTTCAAGAACTCCGGCAAGCGGCTGCTCGCGCAGTTCAAGCCGGAGCGGATCACAATGTACGGCCTGCTGCTCGCGGTCGTGCTCAGCGTGGGCCTCTCGGTGGTCGGGCCGAAGATCCTCGGCCACGCGACCGACCTGATCTTCTCCGGCATCGTCGGCAAGGACATGGAGGCCGGGCAGACCAAGGCCGAGGTGCTCGCGAAGATGCGGGAGCACGGCCAGGGCAAGATGGCCGACATGCTCTCCGGGATGGACTTCACCCCCGGCAAGGGCATCGACTTCAACGCGGTCGGCGAGGTGCTGCTGCTCGCGCTCGCGATCTTCGTGGTGGCGGGCCTGCTGATGGCGATCGCCACGCGGCTGGTGAACCGGGCGGTCAACCGCACCGTGTACCGGATGCGCGAGGACATGCAGGCGAAGCTGTCCCGGCTCCCGCTGTCGTACTTCGACAAGCGGCAGCGCGGTGAGGTGCTGAGCCGGGCGACCAACGACATCGACAACATCGGGCAGACCCTGCAGCAGTCGATGGGCCAGCTCATCAACTCGCTGCTCACCATCATCGGCGTACTGGTGATGATGTTCTGGATCTCGCCGCTGCTCGCGCTCGTCGCGCTGATCACGGTGCCGCTGTCGTTCCTGGTGGCGACCCGGGTCGGCAAGCGCTCGCAGCCGCACTTCGTGCAGCAGTGGAAGACGACGGGCAAGCTCAACGCGCACGTCGAGGAGATGTACACGGGCCACGCGCTGGTGAAGGTCTTCGGGCGGCAGGACGAGTCGGCCCGTGACTTCGCCGAGCAGAACGACGCGCTGTACGAGGCCGGGTTCAAGGCGCAGTTCAACAGCGGGGTCATGCAGCCGCTGATGTTCTTCATCTCGAACCTCAACTATGTGCTTGTGGCTGTCGTGGGTGGTCTGCGGGTCGCTTCCGGGTCGCTGTCGATCGGCGACGTCCAGGCGTTCATCCAGTACTCGCGGCAGTTCTCGATGCCGCTGACGCAGGTCGCGTCGATGGCCAACCTGGTGCAGTCCGGCGTCGCTTCGGCCGAGCGGATCTTCGAGCTGCTCGACGCGGAGGAGCAGGAGCCGGACCCGATGCCGGGCGAGCGGCCGGCGCATCTGCGGGGTCTGGTCGCGCTGGAGAACGTCTCCTTCCGGTACGAGGAGGACAAGCCCCTGATCGAGGACCTGTCCCTCACCGTGGAGCCGGGGCACACGGTCGCGATCGTCGGGCCGACGGGCGCGGGCAAGACCACGCTCGTCAACCTGCTGATGCGGTTCTACGACGTGACGGGCGGGCGGATCACGCTCGACGGGGTCGACATCGCGAAGATGTCGCGCGACGAACTCCGGTCCGGGATCGGCATGGTGCTGCAGGACACCTGGCTGTTCGGCGGGACGATCGCGGAGAACATCGCGTACGGCGCGGCGAAGGACGTGACGCGGGAGGAGATCGAGGAGGCCGCGCGTGCGGCCCACGCCGACCGGTTCATCCGTACGCTCCCCGAGGGCTACGACACGGTGATCGACGACGAGGGCACGGGCGTCAGCGCGGGTGAGAAGCAGCTCATCACCATCGCGCGGGCCTTCCTGTCCGACCCGGTGATCCTGGTGTTGGACGAGGCGACGAGCTCGGTCGACACCCGTACGGAGGTCCTGATCCAGAAGGCGATGGCCCGGCTCGCCCACGGCCGTACGTCGTTCGTGATCGCGCACCGGCTCTCCACGATCCGGGACGCGGACACGATCCTCGTGATGGAGAACGGCTCGATCGTCGAACAGGGCACGCACAGCGCGCTGTTGGAGGCGGGCGGGGCGTATGCCCGCCTGTACAAGGCGCAGTTCGCTCAGGCTGTCGCCGAGGTGGACTAG
- a CDS encoding ABC transporter ATP-binding protein: MLIRLLRKHLAPYKNSIALLVLLQFLQTCATLYLPTLNADIIDKGVVKGDTGYILSFGAIMIAITVVQVVCNIGAVFYGARTAAALGRDVRASIFDRVQSFSAREVGHFGAPTLITRTTNDVQQVQMLVLMSFTLMVSAPIMCVGGIVMALSLDVPLSSVLVAVVPVLGICVTIIVRKLRPLFRTMQVRLDKVNQVLREQITGNRVIRAFVRDSYEKERFRGANTELTDVSLGTGRLLALMFPIVMTTVNISSIAVVWFGAHRIDSGGMEIGALTAFLAYLMQIVMSVMMATFMFMMVPRAEVCAERIEEVLDTESSVVPPSNPVRELTRHGHLEIRGAGFCYPGAEESVLQDVRLVARPGETTAVIGSTGSGKSTLLGLVPRLFDATDGEVLVDGVDVRTLDPALLAKTVGLVPQKPYLFSGTVATNLRYGNPDATDDELWQALEVAQARDFVERLENGLNSPIAQGGTNVSGGQRQRLAIARTLVQRPEIYLFDDSFSALDYATDAALRAALGRETAEATVVIVAQRVATIRDADRIVVLDEGRVVGTGRHHELMDSNETYREIVLSQLTEAEAA, encoded by the coding sequence GTGCTCATACGACTCCTGCGGAAACACCTCGCTCCGTACAAGAACTCCATAGCCCTGCTGGTGCTGCTGCAGTTCCTGCAGACCTGCGCCACGCTGTACCTGCCCACCCTGAACGCCGACATCATCGACAAGGGTGTGGTGAAGGGGGACACGGGCTACATCCTGTCCTTCGGCGCCATCATGATCGCGATCACCGTGGTCCAGGTGGTGTGCAACATCGGTGCCGTCTTCTACGGCGCCAGGACCGCCGCGGCTCTCGGCCGGGACGTCCGGGCCTCGATCTTCGACCGGGTGCAGTCGTTCTCCGCCCGGGAGGTCGGCCACTTCGGGGCTCCCACCCTGATCACCCGTACCACCAATGACGTCCAGCAGGTCCAGATGCTGGTCCTGATGTCGTTCACGCTGATGGTGTCCGCGCCCATCATGTGCGTCGGCGGCATCGTGATGGCACTCAGCCTCGACGTCCCGCTGTCTTCGGTGCTCGTCGCGGTCGTGCCGGTCCTCGGGATCTGCGTGACCATCATCGTGCGCAAGCTGCGGCCGCTGTTCCGCACCATGCAGGTGCGGCTCGACAAGGTGAACCAGGTGCTGCGCGAGCAGATCACCGGTAACCGTGTGATCAGGGCGTTCGTCCGGGACTCGTACGAGAAGGAGCGCTTTCGCGGCGCCAACACCGAGCTGACGGACGTCTCGCTCGGCACCGGGCGGCTCCTCGCCCTGATGTTCCCGATCGTCATGACGACGGTGAACATCTCGTCCATCGCGGTGGTCTGGTTCGGTGCGCACCGCATCGACAGCGGCGGCATGGAGATCGGCGCGCTGACCGCGTTCCTGGCCTATCTGATGCAGATCGTGATGAGCGTCATGATGGCCACCTTCATGTTCATGATGGTGCCGCGCGCCGAGGTCTGTGCCGAGCGCATCGAGGAGGTCCTGGACACCGAGAGCAGTGTGGTGCCGCCCAGCAACCCCGTGCGGGAGCTGACGCGGCACGGGCATCTGGAGATTCGCGGCGCCGGGTTCTGCTATCCGGGTGCCGAGGAATCCGTGCTCCAGGACGTCCGGCTGGTGGCCAGGCCCGGGGAGACGACCGCGGTGATCGGGTCGACGGGCAGCGGGAAGTCGACGCTGCTCGGACTCGTACCGCGACTGTTCGACGCCACGGACGGCGAGGTCCTTGTGGACGGGGTGGACGTACGCACCCTGGACCCCGCGCTCCTGGCGAAGACCGTGGGGCTCGTGCCGCAGAAGCCGTATCTCTTCTCCGGGACCGTCGCGACGAATCTGCGGTACGGAAACCCGGACGCGACGGACGACGAACTGTGGCAGGCGCTGGAGGTGGCGCAGGCCCGGGACTTCGTGGAGCGCCTGGAGAACGGGCTCAACTCGCCCATCGCGCAAGGCGGGACGAATGTGTCCGGCGGTCAGCGCCAGCGGCTCGCGATCGCGCGGACCCTGGTGCAGCGGCCGGAGATCTACCTCTTCGACGACTCCTTCTCGGCCCTCGACTACGCGACGGACGCCGCGCTGCGGGCCGCGCTCGGGCGGGAGACCGCCGAGGCGACCGTGGTGATCGTCGCCCAGCGGGTGGCGACCATCCGGGACGCCGACCGCATCGTGGTCCTCGACGAGGGCCGGGTCGTCGGGACCGGGCGCCATCACGAACTGATGGACAGCAATGAGACCTATCGGGAGATCGTGCTCTCCCAGCTCACGGAAGCGGAGGCTGCCTGA
- a CDS encoding FGGY family carbohydrate kinase, whose amino-acid sequence MGIVAGLDSSAEFTRIVVCDSDTGAVLRQGYAPHPVEGRPSDIDPQAWLLSLGEAAGGGLLEGVQAIGVSAQQNAVVPLDAQGNTVRPAIVGGDKRAQVAAVDLVDALGGRQAWAEAVGSVPGAPHPITKLRWLAKTEPDAAQRTAMVLQAHDWLVWQLLGRPARRTADRGGASGTGYWSASTGAYRPDLVELALGHQIALPEVLGPAEAAGTTPEGLLISAGTGETMAAAFGLGIGVGDAVVSLGASGSVMAVHHEALADPSGMITSFADATGMHLPVVHTLNAVRALRGTADLLGTDLDGLSELALKSTPGAHGLVLLPYLEGEKTPALPHTAGTLTGLRRESMKPEHLARAAFEGMLCSLADAMDVLRGRGVEVRRVFLLGAAAELSAVQAAAPMLLGAQVVVPQPADYAALGAARQAAWALGVSQGSLTAQAPPAWQGAAAQVFEPGEELAVGKAVRQQYVAVREQTHPGAFGPA is encoded by the coding sequence ATGGGGATAGTCGCCGGTCTGGACAGTTCTGCCGAGTTCACTCGCATCGTCGTGTGCGACTCGGATACGGGTGCCGTGCTGCGGCAGGGCTATGCGCCGCATCCGGTGGAGGGCCGGCCTTCGGACATCGATCCGCAGGCCTGGCTGCTCTCGCTCGGTGAGGCCGCCGGCGGCGGGCTCCTGGAAGGCGTGCAGGCCATCGGGGTCTCCGCGCAGCAGAACGCCGTGGTGCCGCTGGACGCACAGGGCAACACCGTGCGCCCCGCGATCGTCGGCGGGGACAAGCGGGCCCAGGTCGCGGCCGTCGATCTGGTCGACGCGCTCGGCGGGCGGCAGGCCTGGGCCGAGGCCGTGGGCTCGGTGCCCGGGGCGCCGCATCCGATCACCAAGCTGCGCTGGCTGGCGAAGACCGAGCCGGACGCCGCGCAGCGCACCGCGATGGTGCTGCAGGCGCACGACTGGCTGGTGTGGCAGCTCCTCGGCCGTCCGGCGCGCCGCACTGCGGACCGCGGCGGCGCCTCCGGCACCGGCTACTGGTCGGCCTCGACCGGCGCCTACCGCCCCGATCTGGTCGAGCTGGCGCTCGGCCACCAGATAGCGCTGCCCGAGGTGCTCGGTCCCGCCGAGGCCGCCGGGACCACGCCGGAGGGGCTGCTGATCTCGGCCGGCACCGGCGAGACGATGGCCGCCGCCTTCGGGCTCGGCATCGGCGTGGGTGACGCCGTGGTGTCGCTCGGGGCCTCCGGGTCCGTCATGGCCGTGCATCACGAGGCGCTTGCCGACCCGAGCGGAATGATCACTTCCTTCGCCGACGCGACGGGGATGCACCTGCCCGTCGTCCACACGCTGAATGCGGTACGTGCCCTCCGTGGCACCGCCGATCTGCTCGGCACCGACCTGGACGGGCTCTCGGAGCTCGCCCTGAAGTCGACGCCGGGCGCGCACGGACTGGTCCTTCTGCCCTATCTGGAGGGCGAGAAGACCCCCGCGCTGCCGCACACCGCGGGCACCCTGACCGGCCTTCGCCGGGAGTCGATGAAGCCGGAGCACCTGGCGCGGGCCGCGTTCGAGGGCATGCTCTGCTCGCTGGCCGACGCGATGGACGTACTGCGCGGCCGGGGCGTGGAGGTGCGCCGGGTCTTCCTGCTCGGGGCGGCCGCCGAGCTGTCCGCCGTGCAGGCCGCAGCGCCGATGCTGCTCGGGGCGCAGGTCGTCGTGCCGCAGCCGGCCGACTACGCGGCGCTCGGCGCGGCCCGGCAGGCGGCGTGGGCGCTCGGCGTCTCGCAGGGCTCGCTCACCGCGCAGGCGCCGCCCGCCTGGCAGGGGGCCGCGGCTCAGGTCTTCGAGCCGGGCGAGGAGCTGGCGGTGGGCAAGGCGGTGCGCCAGCAGTACGTGGCGGTGCGCGAGCAGACCCATCCGGGTGCGTTCGGGCCTGCCTGA
- a CDS encoding YtxH domain-containing protein, whose protein sequence is MRYKLTFVVGLALGYVIGTRAGRERYEQLKKTARQISQNPAVRNTVESAAQGGREFAGKAFASVSDKVGDKVPDSVADRVRSLREKNGKGGAGEDDWGTSNT, encoded by the coding sequence ATGCGGTACAAGCTCACGTTCGTCGTCGGACTGGCCCTCGGGTACGTGATCGGGACGCGGGCCGGGCGCGAGCGCTACGAGCAACTGAAGAAGACCGCCCGCCAGATCTCGCAGAATCCCGCGGTCCGCAACACCGTGGAGTCGGCGGCGCAGGGCGGCCGCGAGTTCGCGGGCAAGGCCTTCGCCTCGGTGAGCGACAAGGTCGGGGACAAGGTCCCGGACTCGGTGGCCGACCGGGTGCGTTCACTGAGGGAGAAGAACGGCAAGGGCGGCGCCGGCGAGGACGACTGGGGCACGAGCAACACCTGA